The window GCGGCGCTGCAAAATATTCGCGTAAGGATATTGATGCGCTTGGTGAGTTTGCCGGCGTTTACGGTGCAAAAGGACTGGCCTGGCTAAAGGTAGAGGCTGACGGGCTAAAAGGACCGATTGCAAAATTCTTCTCCGAGGAAGACGGTGAAGCAATCAAAGCCATCACCGAGGCAGAGGTTGGCGACCTGCTCCTGTTCGTCGCTGACAGGAAATCTGTTGTGGCAGACGCACTTGGTGCCCTGAGGTTAAAACTAGGCCGTGAGCTTGAGTTGATCGACCAGAGTAAGTTTAATTTCCTCTGGGTGACCGATTGGCCGCTGCTGGAATATTCAGAGGAGGATGGCCGTTACTACGCTGCCCACCACCCATTCACAATGCCATTCCGTGAAGACCTTGATTTATTGGACGAAAATCCGGCGGAAGTCCGCGCCCAAGCCTATGACCTTGTCTTGAATGGCTACGAGCTTGGCGGCGGATCCCTGAGAATTTTCGAGGCTCAAATCCAGGAAAAAATGTTCAAAGTGCTAGGTTTTAGCGAAGAAGAAGCCAGAGAGCAATTTGGATTCCTTCTCGAAGCCTTCGAATATGGCACACCTCCGCATGGCGGAATTGCACTTGGGCTTGATAGACTTGTCATGCTACTTGCGGGCAGCACAAACCTTCGTGACACAATTGCATTCCCTAAAACGGCTTCGGCAAGCGATTTATTGACAAACGCCCCTGGTGAAGTCAGCCATGCACAATTGGATGAGCTTCATCTTGCCCTTGCCCTTAAAACAAAAAATGAAAAGGCCTAGAGAAAAAGTATACCTGGAAATTACAGGTAACAAGGGTTGTTGCTTGAACAAATCCATCCAATATGCTATGATGTACTCAAGTTAGAAGAGTCCTGAAGTGTACGTTGCATCGCCTAAATGTTTTGACCGAACATTTTTTCTTCGGGAGTCCGGGTTTCGTTGCCGCGTAAATGCCCTTTTTAGGGACTTACAGTGACGGCGGACAGGACACCCACCTGCTTAATGCGGGCCAAAACGAAGGAATCAGGTAACGGCACAAGTTGGGACTCTTCGCCCTTTAATACATACTTTCCCGGAGGATGCTTCCTCCGGTTTTTTGTTGTGCTATAAGTTAACTTTGCGGATTTTCGAGAGCAGTTAAGGATAATCTGACAGCGGTTTTTTGAATTCAATTTTGGAGTACAATTTGAGTTTGTACTGACCGTGAAATGTCTTTGAAACCTGTTTTCGAGTACATTTTAGGTTGCGGGGATTGTGAAATGTCCTCGAAACCTGTTTTCAAGTACAATTTGATGTTGTACAAACTGGGAATTGTCCTTGAAATATAAACCGATGACTTCCATGAAGGTAGGTCAAGTGAATTGTGGTGTGTTCACGCTGTGTTTTCTGCACCTTTAGTTTGGAAATCTTCTTGCATAAAAAAAGAGGATAGTATATATTTTATCGGGGTAAAGATACATAAAACCGTCATCCGCCCGAGAGTGAAAGGCGGAATTGAATCTGTATGCCAGATATATAAATGGAGTGATAGCAATGCTGCATCAATTTTCACGTAATGAACTTGCAATCGGCCAGGAAGGCCTCGATATTTTGAAGAACAGCACAGTATTAGTGCTTGGTATTGGCGGAGTAGGATCGTTTTCGGCAGAAGCCTTGGCCAGATCCGGTGTAGGACGTCTGATTCTTATTGATAAGGATGTTGTGGATATTACAAACGTAAATCGCCAGGTGATTGCGCTATTGTCAACGGTTGGAAAGCCAAAGGCGGATTTGATGAAGGAACGGATTGCCGACATCAATCCGGATTGTGAAGTCATTTCCCTTAAAATGTTCTACACCGAAGAAACATATGAAGAAGTGTTTTCCTATAAACCGGATTTTGTTATCGATGCCTCAGACACGATTATTTACAAAGTCCATTTAATTAAGGAATGTCTGAAACGTGGCATCCCGATGATTTCAAGTATGGGAGCGGCCAATAAAATGGATCCGACCCGCTTTGAAATTGCTGATATTTTCAAAACTCATACTGACCCGATTGCCAAAGTTATCCGGACAAAATTGCGCAAGGAAGGCATCAGGAAAGGAATTCCGGTTGTCTTTTCAAGCGAAAGCCCGATTGTCATTCGTGAGGACGTACGGAAAGTAGTTGGCAATGATAAAGCTGAAATCAGGAAAGCGCAAATGCCGCCTTCCTCGAACGCATTCGTACCGTCTGTTGCTGGACTGATTATGGCAAGTTATGTTGTCCGGGAACTTCTTAAAGACATTCATATCGACCGTGTTTCCGGCGTTCCGGAAAAATAAATGAATTATGGAATCCATGGCCTTCGAGCTATGGGTTTCTTTTTTTCGAATGTTAAAGAATGCTGTTGATTACAGGCTCCACAAATGTCCAGTTTATCCTGCCTAAGAGCTTGAAACAGTCCTAAGCCTATTGGCTACATTTTGACCTGGCTGGGAGCTCGAAACGGTTCCAATAAAGCCTATTGGTTACATTTCGGCCTGCCTGGGAGCTCGAAACGGTTCCAATAAAGCCAATTGGTTACATTTCGACCTGTTGGGAAGTACAAAACAGTTCCAATAAAGCCTATTGGTAACATTTTAGCCTGCCCGAAAGCTCAAAACAGTTCCAATAAAGCTTGTTGGCTACATTTTAATCTAGGATAGGGAAATATTTACAAAACAGAGAGGCTTCCCCCAAGGGAGCCTCTCTGTTATTATTTCGTCAATTTTTCATAAACGGATGCAAATGCCTGTTCAAATTTGCTGTTTTTCTTTGGCTGGTAGTAGCGTTTGTTTTTTAGTTTGTCAGGAAGGTATTGCTGGCGCACCCAGCCTGTTTCATAGTCATGGGGATACAAATAGTCAATTCCGCGTCCAAGCTCTTTTGCACCTTTGTAATGGGCGTCGCGAAGATGGTCGGGAACATCGCCGGACAAGCCTTTCCTGATATCGCTCAGTGCCGAGTCGATTGCCATGATTGCGGAATTGGATTTTGGTGATAAACATAGTTCAATTACAGCATTGGCAAGCGGGATTCTCGCTTCAGGGAAACCAATTCGCTCTGCTGTTTCAATTGCTGCAAGTGTCCTGGCACCTGCCTGAGGGTTGGCAAGTCCGACATCCTCATAGGCAATTACCAAAAGCCTTCTTGCTATGCTTGGGAGGTCACCTGCTTCGATTAGCCGCCCAAGATAATGGAGAGCAGCGTTGGCATCACTGCCGCGGATTGATTTTTGGAACCCTGAAAGAACGTCATAATGTGCGTCTCCGTCCTTGTCGTGGACAAAGCTTTTTTTCTGCAGGCATTCCTCTGCAGTCGCTACGTCAATTACAATTTTTCCAGAATCATTGGGCTCGGTTGAAAGTGACGCGAGCTCAACA is drawn from Bacillus sp. FJAT-18017 and contains these coding sequences:
- a CDS encoding tRNA threonylcarbamoyladenosine dehydratase, which produces MLHQFSRNELAIGQEGLDILKNSTVLVLGIGGVGSFSAEALARSGVGRLILIDKDVVDITNVNRQVIALLSTVGKPKADLMKERIADINPDCEVISLKMFYTEETYEEVFSYKPDFVIDASDTIIYKVHLIKECLKRGIPMISSMGAANKMDPTRFEIADIFKTHTDPIAKVIRTKLRKEGIRKGIPVVFSSESPIVIREDVRKVVGNDKAEIRKAQMPPSSNAFVPSVAGLIMASYVVRELLKDIHIDRVSGVPEK
- a CDS encoding replication-associated recombination protein A; the protein is MQDKPLAFRMRPRTFDEVCGQEHLVGDGKIIARMVKAKQLSSMILYGPPGIGKTSIASAIAGSTRYAFRTLNAVTNNKKDMEIVAAEAKMSGKVILLLDEVHRLDKAKQDFLLPYLENGMITLIGATTSNPYHSINPAIRSRCQIFELKPLEPDDIKKAINRALEDDERGLGSMDIEITPEAMNHFSQGSGGDVRSALNAVELASLSTEPNDSGKIVIDVATAEECLQKKSFVHDKDGDAHYDVLSGFQKSIRGSDANAALHYLGRLIEAGDLPSIARRLLVIAYEDVGLANPQAGARTLAAIETAERIGFPEARIPLANAVIELCLSPKSNSAIMAIDSALSDIRKGLSGDVPDHLRDAHYKGAKELGRGIDYLYPHDYETGWVRQQYLPDKLKNKRYYQPKKNSKFEQAFASVYEKLTK